Proteins found in one Primulina eburnea isolate SZY01 chromosome 16, ASM2296580v1, whole genome shotgun sequence genomic segment:
- the LOC140816152 gene encoding uncharacterized protein, whose translation MDEEAQKNPKRTRADDQGTASKTPRVKHIYVVRVNHNEKVDSSWDLDDPKIGWKKGRSIVGDYDMVRLVSLSTDSFAHSLAWHSCQSLSLASVVRVREEKLRNYQDKLREEVARLKEDKLCLTQEKEKANVELLQVQGNLADTKKEFTILEEKYSTKVKTSGKVLDSKAGNNLLKSTEEKGAQTFKASSRGGT comes from the exons ATGGACGAGGAAGCACAAAAAAATCCTAAGAGGACCCGAGCGGATGACCAAGGAACAGCTTCCAAGACTCCGCGTGTTAAGCATATATATGTTGTCAGGGTGAACCATAACGAGAAGGTTGACTCTTCCTGGGATTTGGATGATCCGAAGATAGGATGGAAGAAAGGACGGAGCATTGTGGGAGACTATGACATGGTCCGTCTGGTGTCGCTTTCTACGGATTCATTTGCTCATTCCCTTGCCTGGCATTCATGTCAG AGTTTGTCGTTAGCTAGTGTTGTGCGAGTTAGAGAGGAAAAATTACGCAATTATCAAGATAAGCTACGAGAAGAGGTTGCTCGGCTGAAAGAAGATAAGCTTTGTCTTACTCAGGAGAAAGAAAAGGCCAATGTAGAGCTGCTGCAAGTGCAGGGAAATCTTGCGGACACGAAAAAAGAATTTACGATCCTCGAAGAGAAGTATTCTACTAAGGTGAAGACTAGTGGTAAAGTTCTTGACTCCAAGGCGGgcaataatcttttgaaaagtacTGAGGAGAAAGGCGCTCAGACTTTCAAAGCATCCTCGAGAGGCGGTACttga
- the LOC140817143 gene encoding AT-hook motif nuclear-localized protein 15-like, protein MAHRWWAGNVGMNQAPSLHLVNTVEENAAFNTGNASNSSGSNPNQNPDDGDNQENEDDLNPAGDLDISEPSSSSGRRSRGRPPGSKNKPKPPIVITKESANSLRSHVLEISSGNDISESIANFAQRRHCGVSVLSGSGIVTNVTLRQPAAPSGVISLHGRFEVLSLSGAFLPAPSPPGAMGLTVYLAGGQGQVVGGTVVGALMASGPVIVIAATFSNATYERLPLEDESTNEGMEIQTSGANTGSIRAPVADPPTSAASVPLYNLPPNLLPNGQMPPPDVFWAPPPRPPPY, encoded by the coding sequence ATGGCTCATAGATGGTGGGCAGGAAATGTGGGAATGAATCAAGCTCCATCGCTTCACTTGGTTAACACCGTGGAAGAAAATGCGGCTTTCAACACTGGAAATGCATCAAATAGTAGTGGAAGTAACCCTAACCAAAACCCTGATGATGGAGATAATCAAGAAAATGAGGATGATCTCAACCCGGCTGGAGATCTTGATATCTCTGAACCGTCGTCGAGCTCAGGCCGTCGATCGAGAGGACGGCCTCCTGGTTCGAAGAATAAGCCCAAACCTCCTATTGTTATAACTAAGGAGAGTGCAAATAGCCTCCGTAGCCATGTCTTGGAAATTAGTAGTGGCAATGATATCTCCGAGAGCATTGCGAACTTTGCACAGCGGCGCCATTGCGGTGTTTCAGTTTTGAGCGGTAGTGGGATTGTTACGAATGTGACGTTGCGCCAGCCAGCTGCTCCAAGTGGAGTGATTTCTCTTCATGGAAGGTTTGAGGTATTATCTTTGTCGGGGGCATTCTTACCAGCACCATCGCCGCCAGGTGCTATGGGGTTGACGGTCTACTTGGCTGGTGGTCAGGGGCAAGTTGTTGGCGGTACGGTGGTCGGTGCATTGATGGCTTCAGGGCCGGTGATAGTCATAGCAGCTACATTTTCGAATGCGACATATGAGAGGTTGCCTCTGGAAGACGAGAGTACTAACGAAGGAATGGAAATACAGACATCGGGAGCGAATACTGGATCAATTCGTGCACCAGTGGCCGACCCCCCGACATCAGCTGCATCGGTGCCTTTATATAATTTACCTCCTAATTTACTACCCAATGGACAAATGCCACCACCCGATGTCTTTTGGGCTCCTCCGCCACGCCCTCCCCCTTATTGA